A single window of Gossypium arboreum isolate Shixiya-1 chromosome 13, ASM2569848v2, whole genome shotgun sequence DNA harbors:
- the LOC108463108 gene encoding uncharacterized protein LOC108463108, whose protein sequence is MATGLSTRNGNIGMTLPTAAASKLNNPLLSKECSNCSGHSPFFIHQVRHLGILRRLCTACVLRLHPSSFCPACFTFYGGSPPHPSKRVNCSNCCSLTHSHCAGDTVLTSYLCPPCKDSSFSFFPLKDNKIDKKLAHALLCAAKIASFSMGKAVTVAWAEADRKVREAALARKRARESLEHLLVVARKEKARKENEAKVEDLGVDNGDEDGDGDGDGDIDVDLVRHIEDSLVKADD, encoded by the coding sequence ATGGCTACTGGTTTGAGTACTAGGAATGGCAATATTGGCATGACCCTCCCCACCGCCGCCGCCAGCAAACTCAACAATCCATTACTATCCAAAGAATGCAGCAACTGCAGTGGCCATTCTCCCTTCTTTATCCACCAAGTTCGCCACTTAGGCATCCTCCGCCGCCTTTGCACTGCCTGTGTCCTCCGCCTCCACCCTTCCTCGTTCTGCCCTGCTTGCTTTACCTTCTACGGCGGCTCCCCACCCCATCCTTCCAAACGTGTCAACTGCTCCAATTGCTGCTCCCTAACCCATTCTCACTGCGCAGGCGACACCGTTCTCACCTCTTACCTCTGCCCACCTTGTAAGGactcttctttctctttctttcctCTCAAGGACAACAAGATCGACAAGAAGCTCGCTCACGCTTTGCTCTGCGCTGCCAAGATTGCCTCCTTTTCCATGGGGAAGGCCGTTACCGTAGCATGGGCCGAGGCTGACAGGAAGGTAAGGGAGGCGGCGCTTGCAAGAAAACGGGCAAGGGAATCCCTCGAACATCTACTCGTTGTTGCTCGTAAGGAAAAGGCCAGAAAAGAAAATGAGGCCAAAGTTGAGGACTTGGGCGTGGACAATGGTGATGAAGATGGTGACGGTGATGGGGATGGGGATATTGATGTTGATCTCGTACGACATATAGAAGATAGTCTTGTTAAAGCCGACGATTGA
- the LOC108461101 gene encoding uncharacterized protein LOC108461101: protein MATKKIIAICQSGGEFETENDGSLSYRGGDAHAIDIDDQMKFSDFKMEVAEMFNCSFGAMSIKYFLPGNRKTLITVSNDKDLERMIKFHGDSITADVYIVMEENGADDVSNMSDSRSSRTTLSEAVPPLELPLDVVDDTTQPNIPVGAPLDIDGTNHIDAHFNLPPEVLSVRPLSVVPYEKHAKAAEQWQDTITGVGQRFSTVHEFRETLRKYAIAHQFAFKYKKNDSHRVTVKCKAEGCPWRIHASRLSATQLSICIKTMNPTHTCGGSAVTVGHQSWVASIIKEKLKIFPDYKPKDIVNDIKQEYGIQLNYCQAWRGKEIAKEQLQGSYKDAYSQLPFLCDKIMETNPGSLATFTTKEDSSFQRLFIAFHASLSGFVQGCRPLLFLDSIPLKSKYQGILLTATAADGNDSVFPVAFAFVDAETNDNWHWFLSQLKSALSTSCPLTFVADRQKGLRESISEIFKDSYHGYCLHYLTEQLIRDLKGQFSRDVKGIMIEDLYRAAFAPRPEEFHKITEGIKSLSLEAYNWIMQSEPQNWANSLFQGARYNHMKSNFGELFYSWASDADELPITQMVDVIRGEIMELIYFRRTDSDQWLTRLTPSMEEKLEKESLKVSALQVQLTTGSEFEVQGESTEVVDMDGWDCSCKGWQLTGLPCCHAIAVINCIGRSPYDYCSRYFSTESYRLTYAESVKPIPDTDWAMQNDYSEAVMTVTPPTRRPPGRPTTKKVGLQEAMKRQLQCSKCKGLGHNKATCKELL from the exons ATGGCTACAAAGAAGATAATAGCAATTTGTCAATCTGGAGGTGAATTTGAGACTGAAAATGATGGCTCATTGTCGTATAGAGGTGGAGATGCTCATGCAATAGACATTGATGATCAGATGAAGTTCAGTGACTTCAAGATGGAAGTAGCAGAAATGTTTAATTGTAGCTTTGGTGCTATGTCTATCAAATACTTCCTCCCTGGTAATAGAAAGACTCTCATTACTGTCTCCAATGACAAGGATTTAGAACGGATGATAAAATTTCATGGGGATTCTATAACTGCTGATGTGTATATCGTAATGGAAGAAAATGGAGCTGATGATGTTTCTAACATGTCAGATAGTAG GTCAAGTAGAACAACTTTGTCTGAAGCAGTGCCTCCACTTGAGTTACCTCTAGATGTTGTGGATGATACCACTCAACCCAATATTCCTGTTGGTGCCCCTCTTGATATTGATGGCACCAACCATATTGATGCACACTTTAATTTGCCACCTGAGGTTTTGTCTGTTCGTCCTCTTTCTGTTGTTCCCTATGAGAAGCATGCTAAAGCTGCTGAGCAGTGGCAGGATACAATTACAGGGGTGGGGCAAAGATTCAGTACTGTTCATGAATTTCGTGAGACATTGCGTAAATATGCCATTGCACATCAGTTTGCATTTAAGTATAAAAAGAATGATAGCCATCGTGTGACTGTTAAGTGCAAAGCTGAAGGTTGCCCTTGGAGAATTCATGCATCAAGGTTGTCGGCCACTCAGCTTAGTATATGTATCAAGACGATGAATCCAACACATACTTGCGGAGGGTCCGCTGTGACAGTTGGGCATCAAAGCTGGGTAGCCAGTATTATCAAGGAGAAGTTGAAAATTTTTCCAGATTACAAACCCAAGGACATTGTAAATGACATTAAACAAGAATATGGAATACAACTGAACTACTGCCAGGCTTGGCGTGGGAAAGAAATTGCCAAGGAGCAGCTTCAGGGTTCATATAAGGATGCATATAGTCAGTTGCCATTTTTGTGTGACAAGATAATGGAGACCAATCCTGGCAGTCTTGCTACATTCACCACTAAGGAAGACTCGAGTTTCCAACGCCTCTTCATCGCATTCCATGCCTCTTTGAGCGGTTTCGTACAAGGTTGCAGGCCTCTCCTTTTCCTTGATAGCATACCATTGAAGTCCAAATATCAAGGCATATTGTTGACAGCAACTGCTGCAGATGGAAATGACTCTGTATTTCCTGTTGCTTTTGCTTTTGTAGATGCAGAAACCAATGATAATTGGCATTGGTTTTTATCACAACTAAAATCAGCTCTGTCAACATCTTGTCCTCTAACATTTGTTGCAGACAGACAGAAGGGTTTGCGGGAGTCAATCTCTGAAATTTTCAAGGATTCCTATCATGGTTATTGTCTGCACTATTTAACTGAGCAACTCATTAGAGACTTGAAAGGGCAGTTTTCTCGTGATGTTAAAGGTATCATGATTGAAGACCTTTATCGTGCAGCTTTTGCACCTAGACCTGAAGAGTTTCATAAGATTACTGAGGGCATCAAAAGTCTTTCACTGGAAGCTTACAATTGGATCATGCAAAGTGAGCCCCAGAATTGGGCAAATTCACTTTTCCAGGGTGCCAGATATAACCATATGAAATCAAACTTTGGTGAACTCTTTTACAGCTGGGCATCAGATGCAGATGAATTACCTATAACACAGATGGTTGATGTCATACGGGGAGAGATTATGGAGTTAATTTATTTCCGTAGGACCGATTCTGATCAGTGGTTAACAAGGCTGACTCCATCCATGGAGGAAAAGCTGGAAAAGGAGAGCTTGAAAGTCAGTGCCCTTCAAGTGCAACTGACTACTGGTAGCGAATTTGAGGTTCAAGGTGAGTCCACTGAAGTGGTTGACATGGATGGTTGGGATTGTAGTTGTAAAGGTTGGCAACTTACTGGTTTACCATGCTGCCATGCTATTGCTGTTATCAATTGCATTGGACGAAGCCCTTATGATTATTGCTCAAGATACTTTTCAACTGAGAGCTACAGATTAACCTATGCAGAATCTGTCAAGCCTATTCCAGATACGGACTGGGCTATGCAGAATGATTATTCGGAAGCCGTAATGACTGTAACTCCACCAACACGTCGTCCACCAGGTCGGCCTACCACAAAGAAAGTTGGATTACAGGAGGCAATGAAGCGCCAACTCCAGTGCAGTAAGTGCAAGGGTCTTGGACACAACAAGGCCACTTGCAAAGAGCTCTTGTAA